One window from the genome of Mycolicibacterium gadium encodes:
- a CDS encoding electron transfer flavoprotein subunit beta/FixA family protein, translating to MTNIVVLIKQVPDTWSERKLSDGDFTLDREAADAVLDEINERAVEEALLIKEREGDAGGTVTVLTAGPERATEAIRKALSMGADKAVHLVDEGMHGSDMVQTGWALARALGTIEGTELVIAGNEATDGVGGAVPAIVAEYLGLPQLTHLRKVAVEGGKVTGERETDDGVFTVEAPLPAVVSVNEKINEPRFPSFKGIMAAKKKEVTTLTLAEIGVEADEVGVANAGTKVNSSTPKPPKTAGEKVTDEGEGGAKVAEYLVAQKII from the coding sequence ATGACGAACATCGTGGTCCTGATCAAACAGGTCCCTGACACCTGGTCGGAGCGCAAGCTGTCCGACGGCGATTTCACCCTTGACCGTGAAGCGGCCGACGCCGTGCTCGACGAGATCAACGAGCGCGCCGTCGAGGAGGCGCTGCTGATCAAGGAGCGAGAAGGTGACGCTGGCGGAACTGTGACAGTGCTCACAGCCGGACCGGAGCGGGCGACCGAGGCAATTCGCAAAGCGCTGTCGATGGGCGCCGACAAGGCGGTGCACCTCGTCGACGAGGGCATGCACGGATCCGACATGGTCCAGACCGGGTGGGCCCTTGCCCGCGCGCTGGGCACGATCGAAGGCACGGAACTGGTCATCGCCGGTAATGAGGCGACGGACGGCGTCGGCGGCGCGGTGCCCGCGATCGTGGCCGAGTACCTGGGCCTGCCGCAGCTCACCCACCTGCGCAAGGTGGCCGTCGAGGGCGGCAAGGTCACCGGCGAGCGCGAAACCGACGACGGTGTCTTCACCGTCGAGGCGCCGCTGCCCGCCGTAGTCAGCGTCAACGAGAAGATCAACGAGCCGCGCTTCCCGTCCTTCAAGGGCATCATGGCCGCGAAGAAGAAGGAAGTCACGACGCTGACGTTGGCTGAGATCGGTGTCGAGGCCGATGAGGTGGGCGTTGCCAACGCCGGTACGAAGGTGAATTCGTCGACCCCGAAACCGCCGAAGACCGCGGGTGAGAAGGTCACCGACGAAGGTGAAGGCGGCGCGAAGGTTGCCGAGTACCTCGTCGCCCAGAAGATCATCTGA
- a CDS encoding class I SAM-dependent methyltransferase, whose product MSAFVTDGPNLPLTGERTVPGLAEENYWFRRHEVVYERLASLCADRDVLEAGCGEGYGADLIADVANTVIGLDYDDSAVAHVRARYPRIDMRQGNLAELPLADSAVDVVVNFQVIEHLWDQGQFVAECLRVLRPGGVLLISTPNRITFSPGRDTPINPFHTRELNAAELSELLSGEGFSVESMLGVFHGPTLLELDGRHGGSIIDAQIARALADARWPTDLLDDVASVTTADFDLVDAEDGDRDIDDSLDLVAIAVRP is encoded by the coding sequence ATGAGCGCATTCGTCACCGATGGTCCGAACCTGCCCTTGACCGGCGAACGCACGGTTCCGGGCCTCGCGGAGGAGAACTACTGGTTCCGCCGCCATGAGGTCGTCTACGAGCGGCTGGCCAGTCTCTGCGCGGATCGCGACGTCCTCGAAGCCGGCTGCGGCGAGGGCTACGGCGCCGATCTGATCGCCGATGTCGCGAACACCGTCATCGGCCTCGACTACGACGACTCCGCTGTCGCGCACGTCCGCGCCCGGTATCCGCGAATCGACATGCGCCAGGGAAACCTGGCTGAGCTCCCGCTTGCCGACTCAGCGGTGGACGTGGTGGTCAACTTCCAGGTGATCGAACATCTCTGGGATCAAGGACAATTCGTTGCGGAATGCCTGCGCGTGCTGCGCCCCGGCGGAGTGCTGTTGATCTCGACACCGAACCGGATCACCTTCTCCCCCGGCCGCGACACCCCGATCAACCCGTTCCACACCCGGGAACTCAATGCCGCCGAGTTGTCCGAACTGCTCTCCGGCGAGGGCTTTTCGGTGGAGTCGATGCTGGGCGTGTTCCACGGACCGACACTGCTCGAGCTCGACGGCCGCCACGGCGGATCGATCATCGACGCCCAGATCGCGCGTGCGCTCGCGGACGCACGGTGGCCCACCGATCTGCTCGATGACGTGGCATCCGTGACGACGGCGGACTTCGACCTCGTCGACGCCGAGGACGGCGACCGCGATATCGACGACAGCCTCGATCTGGTCGCGATTGCGGTGCGGCCGTGA
- a CDS encoding 1,4-alpha-glucan branching protein domain-containing protein yields MTTPTVPGQFTLVLHTHLPWLAHHGRWPVGEEWLYQSWAAAYIPLMRVLRTLAAEDRRHLVTLGMTPVVTAQLDDPYCLTGMNHWLANWGLRALEATTLGDPLRQFGVRERAEAERALEDFSTLWAHGGSPLLRELIDAEAIELLGGPLSHPFQPLLNPRLREFALREGIADAQQRFAHTPAGIWAPECAYAPGMEIDYAAAGIGHFMVDGPSMHGDTALGRPVGSSNVVAFGRDLQVSYRVWSPKSGYPGHAAYRDFHTYDHTTGLKPARVTGRNVDSDAKAPYDPDRADSTVDGHVADFVSHVRQRLVNESERIGRPAHVIAAFDTELFGHWWYEGPVWLERVLRALPEAGVRVGTLSDAIAGGFVGSPVELPPSSWGSGKDWQVWAGEQVADIVQLNSEVVDTALTTVDKALGDTDTPPARNFVADQILRETLLTVSSDWPFMVSKDSAADYARYRAHLHAHATREIAVAMASGREEHAQRLASGWNRADGLFGALDARRLPRP; encoded by the coding sequence GTGACGACCCCCACAGTTCCGGGGCAGTTCACGCTCGTCCTCCACACCCACCTACCCTGGCTCGCCCATCACGGGCGCTGGCCCGTCGGCGAAGAGTGGCTCTATCAATCGTGGGCGGCGGCCTACATCCCGCTGATGCGTGTCCTGCGCACGCTGGCCGCCGAGGACCGCCGCCACCTGGTGACGCTCGGCATGACGCCGGTCGTCACCGCACAGCTCGACGACCCCTACTGCCTGACCGGGATGAACCACTGGCTGGCGAACTGGGGCTTGCGCGCCCTCGAGGCGACGACGCTCGGTGATCCGCTGCGGCAGTTCGGTGTTCGCGAGCGAGCCGAGGCCGAGCGCGCACTCGAAGACTTCTCGACACTGTGGGCGCACGGCGGCAGCCCGCTGTTGCGCGAGCTCATCGATGCCGAGGCCATCGAACTGCTCGGCGGACCGCTGTCGCATCCGTTCCAGCCGCTGTTGAATCCGCGACTGCGCGAGTTCGCCCTGAGGGAGGGAATCGCCGACGCCCAGCAGCGGTTCGCCCATACGCCCGCCGGAATTTGGGCGCCGGAATGCGCCTATGCGCCGGGAATGGAAATCGACTACGCCGCAGCGGGTATCGGCCATTTCATGGTCGACGGGCCGTCGATGCACGGAGACACCGCATTGGGTCGCCCGGTCGGTTCGTCGAATGTGGTGGCGTTCGGCCGAGACCTGCAGGTCAGCTATCGGGTGTGGTCACCGAAGTCCGGCTATCCCGGCCACGCGGCGTACCGCGACTTTCATACCTACGACCACACGACGGGCCTGAAACCGGCACGCGTCACCGGCCGCAACGTCGACTCCGATGCGAAGGCGCCGTATGACCCGGACCGCGCGGACAGCACTGTCGACGGTCATGTCGCCGACTTCGTCTCGCATGTGCGTCAGCGCCTCGTCAACGAGAGCGAGCGGATCGGCAGGCCCGCACATGTGATCGCGGCTTTCGACACCGAGTTGTTCGGGCATTGGTGGTATGAGGGGCCCGTCTGGCTGGAACGGGTGTTGCGCGCGCTGCCCGAGGCCGGGGTTCGGGTCGGCACCCTGTCTGACGCCATCGCCGGCGGTTTCGTGGGTTCCCCGGTCGAATTACCGCCAAGCTCTTGGGGTTCGGGCAAGGACTGGCAGGTGTGGGCCGGCGAACAGGTGGCCGATATCGTCCAGTTGAACAGCGAAGTCGTCGACACCGCACTGACGACAGTGGATAAGGCGCTCGGTGACACAGACACCCCGCCGGCCCGAAACTTCGTCGCCGACCAGATCCTGCGAGAGACGCTGCTGACGGTCTCCAGCGACTGGCCGTTCATGGTCAGCAAGGACTCGGCGGCGGATTATGCGCGATATCGGGCGCACCTGCACGCCCACGCCACCCGCGAGATCGCCGTCGCAATGGCGTCGGGCCGCGAGGAGCACGCTCAACGACTCGCCAGCGGATGGAACCGCGCGGACGGCCTGTTCGGTGCACTCGACGCACGAAGACTGCCGCGACCGTGA
- a CDS encoding glycosyltransferase family 4 protein: MKILMLSWEYPPVVIGGLGRHVHHLATALAEAGHEVVVLSRRQSGTDPSTHPSTDEIAEGVRVVAAAQDPHEFDFGTDMMAWTLAMGHAMVRAGLAIKGPRAKPWRPDVVHAHDWLVAHPAIALAEYFDVPLVSTIHATEAGRHSGWVSGAISRQVHAVESWLVHESDLLITCSASMSDEITELFGPGLAETRVIRNGIDAARWPFAKRRPMIGPPHLVFVGRLEYEKGIHDLIAAMPRIRRTHPGTTLTVAGTGTQQTWLVDQARKNKVLKATTFVGHLDHERLVRLLQTADAAVLPSHYEPFGIVALEAAATGIPLVTSNVGGLGEAVIDGQTGTSFAPRDIAGLAAAVRSVLDDPDHAQCMATAARERLTSAFAWHTVADETAQVYVAAKRGERQPHRRRPIVEHALPDR, translated from the coding sequence GTGAAGATCCTGATGCTGTCGTGGGAGTATCCGCCGGTGGTGATCGGCGGACTCGGCCGGCACGTGCACCACCTCGCAACGGCGCTCGCCGAGGCCGGCCACGAGGTCGTGGTGCTCAGCCGCCGGCAATCTGGCACAGACCCCAGCACGCACCCGTCGACCGACGAGATCGCCGAGGGCGTAAGGGTTGTCGCCGCGGCGCAGGATCCGCACGAGTTCGACTTCGGCACCGACATGATGGCCTGGACGCTCGCGATGGGCCATGCGATGGTTCGGGCTGGATTGGCCATCAAGGGTCCCCGCGCCAAGCCGTGGCGACCCGACGTGGTGCACGCCCACGACTGGCTCGTCGCCCATCCCGCGATCGCGCTGGCCGAATACTTCGACGTCCCCCTCGTTTCCACCATCCACGCCACCGAGGCGGGTAGGCATTCGGGGTGGGTCTCGGGAGCGATCAGCCGACAGGTGCACGCCGTCGAATCGTGGCTGGTACATGAATCTGACTTGCTGATCACGTGTTCGGCATCGATGAGCGACGAGATTACCGAATTGTTCGGACCGGGTCTCGCCGAGACCCGGGTCATCCGGAACGGAATCGACGCCGCGCGTTGGCCGTTCGCGAAACGGCGTCCCATGATTGGGCCGCCGCACCTGGTGTTCGTGGGCCGCCTCGAATACGAGAAGGGTATCCACGACCTGATCGCGGCGATGCCCCGCATCCGGCGCACCCACCCCGGCACGACGTTGACGGTCGCGGGCACCGGCACGCAGCAGACGTGGCTCGTCGACCAGGCACGAAAAAACAAGGTGCTCAAAGCCACAACGTTCGTCGGCCATCTCGATCACGAGCGGCTCGTGCGACTGTTGCAAACCGCCGACGCCGCCGTGCTTCCCAGCCACTACGAACCGTTCGGCATCGTTGCTCTCGAGGCGGCCGCGACGGGCATTCCCTTGGTGACGTCCAACGTCGGCGGCCTGGGTGAAGCGGTGATCGACGGTCAGACCGGAACGTCGTTCGCCCCACGCGATATCGCCGGCCTGGCTGCGGCGGTGCGCAGCGTGCTCGACGACCCCGATCACGCTCAGTGCATGGCGACCGCGGCACGGGAACGCCTCACGTCGGCCTTCGCCTGGCACACCGTTGCAGACGAGACCGCCCAGGTCTACGTGGCCGCCAAACGTGGTGAGCGCCAACCTCATCGGCGCCGCCCCATCGTCGAGCACGCCCTGCCCGATCGCTAG
- a CDS encoding ATP-binding protein: MPPYCCEGRSPVTTRASCAACGAEPRTGARFCDSCGAALVGDQRAEYKQVTVLFADVVHSMDIAAAVGAERLREIMTDLIREASAVVQRYGGTVSQFTGDGLMAVFGAPIALEDHAFRACLAALDIQREVHDLAVIVEHRDGVGLKLRIGLNSGEVIAGEMGSGPNSYTTIGEQVGMAQRMESVAPAGGVMLSESTARLVGDVVTLGDPQHVRIKGADAPVVARRLLATGPTTQRPARQLSTLVGRGWELASVNAMLDQSMKGKGRIVGLVGPPGIGKSRMAGEIASVAEGRSCRVFTTRCESHAKEIPFYAAAGLLRDVFAIGGLDAAAARAVVRGRMPAADSEDLVLLDDLLGIHDDETPLPAIEADARGRRLAALLNAAAVDGSTPAVYVVEDAHWIDSVSEAMIAQFAAVVPQTRAMLLLTYRPEYVGVLNQLPGAHRIALAPLDDSESAQLAAELCGSDSTVSSLITQVAARAAGNPFFAEEMVRDLAERGVLNGELGDYVLHGDIGEVSVPASLQATIAARIDRLRPAAKRTLAAASVIGSQFDTVLLEHLVDYIDVAELTAAELIDQVTFTADSEYMFRHPLIRTVAYESQLKADRAELHRQVAAVIEARDPEAPGPSAALIAQHLEAAGDLRAAFDWHMRAAAWAQFRDFRAARTAWQQAREVADRLRPDDPEKPFLQIGPRTALCASTFRFSGSVEDTGFEELRALCASVGDNLSLALGMGGLLTALVFHNRLRDAAQVASDCSAMLDSISEPALTLTLCVAASNAKWQAGEVVEALGLAQRAIDLAEGDPTRDSVVIGSPLTMALALRGGNRLALGIDGWRDDLHRAAQMAISIEVTTHVSGILLKYGYPVVNAASLPGATAAAETAEALMLAERCGDDSALDMARLARGIALVHGDAAQRSVGLELLTLYREASLRHGYATDAVRFASTEFAKERARIGDIDGAVQMARSAVDFCFDSGDMTSRGPAVATLVELLLRRGGQGDLGESGKVVERLAAVPVDPGFVLHELPLLRMRALLARAHGDEDGYRGFADRYRNMANALGFEGHIAIAATMT, encoded by the coding sequence GTGCCACCATATTGTTGTGAAGGGCGCTCTCCGGTGACGACGAGGGCGTCCTGCGCCGCGTGTGGAGCGGAACCTCGGACGGGCGCTCGGTTCTGTGATTCCTGCGGGGCTGCGCTGGTCGGGGACCAACGGGCTGAGTACAAGCAGGTGACGGTGCTGTTCGCGGACGTCGTCCATTCGATGGACATTGCCGCCGCTGTGGGCGCGGAGAGACTGCGCGAAATCATGACGGACCTGATCCGCGAAGCGTCCGCGGTCGTGCAGCGGTATGGCGGCACCGTGAGTCAGTTCACCGGTGACGGACTGATGGCGGTGTTCGGCGCGCCGATCGCCTTGGAGGACCACGCATTTCGCGCTTGCCTTGCAGCACTTGACATTCAGCGGGAGGTGCATGATCTCGCTGTGATCGTGGAACATCGCGACGGCGTCGGGCTGAAGCTTCGCATCGGGCTGAACTCCGGCGAGGTGATCGCCGGCGAAATGGGCTCCGGCCCAAACAGTTACACGACCATCGGCGAACAGGTCGGTATGGCACAGCGGATGGAATCGGTGGCACCCGCAGGTGGAGTGATGCTCAGCGAGTCGACGGCGAGACTGGTCGGCGACGTTGTGACGCTCGGTGACCCACAGCACGTGCGGATCAAGGGTGCCGACGCGCCGGTCGTGGCGCGCCGCCTGCTAGCGACCGGGCCGACCACGCAACGCCCCGCGCGTCAACTGTCGACACTCGTCGGTCGCGGCTGGGAATTAGCCAGTGTCAACGCGATGCTCGACCAGTCGATGAAGGGCAAAGGCCGCATCGTCGGCCTGGTGGGACCGCCGGGCATCGGTAAGAGTCGGATGGCGGGGGAGATCGCGTCGGTTGCGGAGGGCCGCTCTTGTCGCGTGTTTACGACTCGCTGCGAATCACACGCAAAGGAGATCCCGTTTTACGCGGCCGCCGGCTTGCTGCGCGATGTCTTCGCGATAGGCGGCCTAGACGCGGCCGCAGCGCGCGCCGTCGTGCGTGGGCGCATGCCGGCGGCGGACTCTGAAGATCTCGTCCTGCTCGACGACCTGCTCGGAATTCACGACGACGAAACCCCCTTGCCCGCTATCGAGGCGGATGCACGCGGTCGACGTCTCGCGGCTCTGCTGAATGCCGCGGCGGTCGATGGGAGCACGCCGGCCGTCTACGTCGTCGAGGACGCCCACTGGATCGACTCCGTCAGCGAGGCGATGATCGCGCAGTTCGCCGCCGTCGTCCCACAGACGCGTGCGATGCTGCTCCTCACCTATCGCCCCGAGTACGTCGGCGTGCTCAACCAGTTGCCGGGTGCGCACCGCATAGCTCTTGCGCCACTCGATGATTCCGAGTCGGCGCAGCTGGCTGCCGAACTGTGCGGTTCAGACAGCACCGTGAGCTCGTTGATCACGCAGGTCGCTGCACGCGCCGCCGGCAACCCGTTCTTCGCGGAGGAAATGGTCCGCGATCTCGCCGAAAGAGGTGTGCTGAACGGCGAACTCGGAGACTATGTCCTTCACGGCGACATCGGCGAAGTTTCGGTTCCTGCGTCGCTGCAAGCCACCATCGCCGCACGCATCGATCGTTTGCGGCCAGCCGCGAAACGCACCTTGGCCGCTGCATCGGTCATCGGTTCGCAGTTCGACACCGTCCTGCTCGAACACCTGGTGGACTACATCGACGTGGCCGAGCTGACTGCGGCAGAACTCATCGACCAGGTGACATTCACGGCCGACAGTGAGTACATGTTTCGGCACCCGTTGATACGCACAGTTGCCTACGAATCACAGTTGAAGGCCGATCGAGCCGAATTGCACAGGCAGGTGGCAGCGGTCATCGAAGCGCGCGATCCGGAGGCACCCGGCCCGAGCGCAGCGCTCATCGCGCAACATCTCGAGGCGGCGGGTGACCTGCGGGCGGCGTTCGACTGGCATATGCGGGCGGCGGCATGGGCGCAGTTTCGTGACTTCCGCGCGGCCCGCACCGCCTGGCAGCAGGCGCGCGAGGTTGCCGACCGGTTGCGTCCCGACGATCCCGAGAAACCATTCCTGCAGATCGGCCCGCGAACGGCACTATGCGCCAGTACTTTCCGGTTCAGCGGCAGTGTCGAGGACACCGGGTTCGAGGAACTGCGTGCCCTCTGCGCGTCGGTCGGCGACAACCTGTCGTTGGCGCTCGGTATGGGGGGATTGCTGACGGCCCTGGTATTCCACAACCGATTGCGTGATGCCGCGCAGGTCGCGTCGGATTGCAGCGCCATGCTGGACTCGATCAGTGAGCCGGCGTTGACGCTCACACTGTGCGTCGCGGCGAGCAACGCAAAATGGCAGGCCGGTGAGGTGGTCGAAGCGCTCGGATTGGCGCAGCGCGCCATCGACCTCGCCGAAGGCGATCCTACGAGGGACAGTGTGGTAATCGGCTCCCCGTTGACGATGGCGCTGGCGTTGCGCGGAGGGAACCGGCTTGCCCTCGGAATCGACGGCTGGCGCGACGATCTTCACCGTGCAGCGCAGATGGCGATTTCGATCGAGGTGACAACCCACGTCTCTGGCATTTTGCTCAAGTACGGCTACCCCGTGGTCAACGCGGCGTCTCTGCCAGGCGCGACGGCGGCGGCGGAGACCGCCGAAGCGCTGATGCTCGCCGAGCGATGTGGTGATGACTCTGCGCTCGATATGGCGCGACTGGCTCGTGGCATCGCCCTGGTACACGGTGATGCGGCTCAGCGATCGGTTGGGCTGGAACTGCTGACCCTGTATCGAGAGGCTTCCCTCCGGCATGGTTATGCGACGGACGCGGTTCGGTTCGCGAGCACCGAGTTCGCCAAGGAGAGGGCCCGTATCGGCGACATCGACGGCGCGGTGCAGATGGCGCGCAGCGCGGTCGACTTCTGCTTCGATTCGGGAGACATGACCTCGAGGGGTCCGGCCGTCGCGACTCTCGTCGAGTTGCTGCTGCGCCGCGGAGGACAAGGTGATCTCGGGGAGTCGGGCAAGGTGGTCGAACGCCTAGCCGCCGTCCCCGTCGACCCTGGTTTCGTCCTGCACGAATTGCCGTTGCTACGCATGCGTGCGTTGTTGGCGCGAGCGCACGGCGATGAAGACGGCTACCGAGGGTTTGCCGACAGGTACCGGAATATGGCGAATGCCCTCGGCTTCGAAGGGCACATCGCTATTGCAGCGACGATGACCTAG
- a CDS encoding carboxylesterase family protein: MRRVDLSTGPALIEDDGVLVRARGVPYASASRFVSPTSPTNWDEPRELTVRGPVCPQLPSRLLFVTGPVTEGLQYSEDCQVLSVTAPSDADGLPVMVWFHGGAYVSGGGESSNYDPDNLVGEGRVVVVTVSYRLGILGYCTPLGVDEDNLGLRDQLLALRWIHDNIAAFGGDPARVTLFGQSAGGDSVYSLMLSEAADGLYSRAIIQSAPLDMREGRDEMTAAMRAAAAESLGDTDPFAAGVEDLHRAQVAALVAAQPFGLVSGMAFGPMLGVDPLPPAGEVSARIAHVARKVDLLVGCTRLDAAPFVEINPRASRLRALGPFAKPAARVASATMTRQIFSGPAGRFAGRWRSEGGRAAVYRLDWSPRRAPLGACHCMDLPLLLGTVSAWAGAPMLGPHPNSVDHELAVRMRALWSRFAYHGVDALGTERLRLGA, translated from the coding sequence TTGCGGCGCGTCGATCTGTCGACGGGCCCTGCTCTCATCGAAGACGACGGCGTGCTTGTGCGGGCGCGGGGTGTGCCTTACGCCAGCGCAAGCCGGTTCGTGTCGCCGACGTCGCCCACCAACTGGGACGAGCCCCGCGAGCTGACCGTGCGCGGGCCCGTGTGTCCGCAACTGCCGTCGCGGCTGTTGTTCGTGACAGGTCCGGTCACCGAGGGGCTGCAATACAGCGAGGACTGCCAAGTTCTCAGTGTCACCGCCCCCAGCGATGCCGACGGTCTGCCGGTGATGGTGTGGTTTCACGGCGGCGCCTATGTCTCAGGAGGCGGTGAGTCCTCGAACTACGACCCCGACAACCTCGTCGGCGAGGGCCGCGTCGTGGTGGTCACCGTCAGCTACCGGCTCGGCATCCTCGGCTACTGCACCCCACTTGGCGTGGACGAAGACAACCTCGGTCTCCGTGACCAGCTGCTGGCGCTGCGGTGGATCCACGACAACATCGCCGCATTCGGCGGTGACCCGGCGCGCGTCACATTGTTCGGACAGTCCGCAGGCGGTGACTCGGTGTACTCGCTGATGCTGTCGGAGGCCGCCGACGGCCTGTACTCGCGTGCGATCATCCAGAGCGCGCCGCTGGATATGCGTGAGGGCCGAGACGAGATGACGGCGGCGATGAGGGCCGCCGCAGCGGAATCGCTCGGCGACACAGACCCTTTCGCGGCCGGCGTCGAAGATCTGCATCGTGCCCAGGTCGCGGCTTTGGTGGCGGCGCAACCGTTCGGCCTCGTCAGCGGAATGGCGTTCGGGCCGATGCTGGGCGTCGATCCCCTTCCGCCGGCAGGTGAAGTGAGCGCCCGGATCGCGCACGTGGCGCGAAAGGTGGACCTGCTCGTCGGCTGCACCAGGCTCGACGCGGCCCCGTTCGTCGAAATCAATCCACGAGCGTCGCGGTTGCGCGCATTGGGACCGTTCGCGAAACCCGCCGCACGCGTGGCCTCGGCAACGATGACCCGTCAGATCTTCAGCGGGCCTGCCGGCCGGTTCGCCGGTCGGTGGCGAAGCGAGGGGGGCCGCGCGGCGGTGTACCGGCTCGACTGGTCGCCTCGACGCGCGCCGCTGGGTGCCTGCCACTGTATGGATCTGCCCCTGCTGCTGGGTACGGTTTCTGCGTGGGCGGGCGCGCCGATGCTTGGCCCACACCCAAACTCGGTGGATCACGAACTGGCCGTGCGGATGCGCGCGCTGTGGAGTCGCTTCGCCTACCACGGTGTCGACGCCCTGGGCACCGAGCGGCTGCGCCTAGGTGCTTGA
- a CDS encoding acyltransferase produces MTTMWGAPLHKRWRGSRLRDPRQAKFLTMASLKWVIANRAYTPWYLVRYWRLLKFKLANPHIITRGMVFLGKGVEIQATPELSTMEIGRWVHIGDKNTIRCHEGSLRFGDKVVLGRDNVINTYLDIELGDSVLMADWVYVCDFDHRMDSVELPIKDQGIIKGPVRIGPDTWVATKVTILRNTMIGRGCVLGSHAVVKGEIPDFSIAVGAPAKVVKNRKLSWETSAAQRAELAAALADIERKKAAR; encoded by the coding sequence ATGACGACGATGTGGGGCGCGCCGCTACACAAGCGGTGGCGGGGTTCGCGGCTGCGCGACCCGCGCCAGGCCAAGTTCCTCACCATGGCCTCGCTGAAATGGGTCATCGCCAATCGGGCCTACACGCCGTGGTACCTCGTGCGTTACTGGCGGCTGCTGAAGTTCAAGCTCGCCAACCCGCACATCATCACCCGCGGCATGGTCTTCCTCGGCAAGGGCGTGGAGATCCAGGCGACGCCGGAGCTGTCGACGATGGAGATCGGTCGCTGGGTGCACATCGGCGACAAGAACACGATCCGCTGCCACGAAGGCTCGCTGCGATTCGGCGACAAGGTCGTCCTCGGCAGAGACAACGTGATCAACACTTATCTCGACATCGAACTCGGTGACTCCGTGCTGATGGCGGACTGGGTCTATGTGTGCGACTTCGACCACCGGATGGACAGTGTCGAGCTGCCGATCAAGGACCAGGGCATCATCAAGGGACCGGTGCGCATCGGGCCCGACACCTGGGTCGCGACCAAGGTGACGATCCTGCGCAACACGATGATCGGCCGCGGCTGCGTACTGGGATCGCACGCGGTGGTCAAGGGTGAGATCCCGGACTTCTCGATCGCCGTCGGCGCACCCGCGAAAGTCGTCAAGAACCGGAAGCTTTCCTGGGAGACCTCGGCGGCCCAGCGCGCCGAGCTTGCCGCCGCTCTGGCCGATATCGAACGCAAGAAAGCGGCGCGCTGA
- a CDS encoding outer membrane protein assembly factor BamB family protein: protein MFRRSIVLASTVLITAALAGCGNTDSWVDAHPASGWPAQYGDARNSSYESTAGADGLRLEWTRSVKGELAASVALGSGSYLAVNAQTPAGCSLMVWETDNRARQRWCTRLAQGPGTEGPLSGPLFDGFDNLYVGQPGAMLSFPPTQWIRWRQPVIGMPTTPRILAPGHLLVVTHLGQVLVFDAQKGVVDGSPLDLVAGVDPKDPERGLADCRPARSRCPVAAAPAFAEQTGSVVLSLWEPETDAPVLVGLRYRPGQNPLLTREWTSDAVGGGPLASPVLSADGSTVYVNGRDEHLWAINTDNGEPKWSVPLDYLAQTPPSVSPDGLIVAGGGPGAKLMGIRDSGDRGEVVWTRDDVAPLTTSSQSGAHTAYAVAGDGESGQALLVFDPADGRTLNRYPLPNAGGWPVGVSIGHDRRVVTATSEGRVYGFAPA from the coding sequence GTGTTCCGGCGATCGATCGTGCTGGCGTCAACAGTGCTGATCACGGCCGCATTGGCGGGGTGCGGGAACACCGACAGCTGGGTCGATGCCCATCCTGCGTCGGGCTGGCCCGCCCAGTACGGCGACGCCCGCAACAGCAGCTACGAATCGACCGCGGGCGCCGACGGGTTACGGCTGGAGTGGACGCGCTCGGTCAAGGGTGAACTCGCCGCCTCGGTCGCGCTGGGATCAGGCAGCTACCTGGCCGTGAACGCGCAGACCCCGGCGGGCTGCTCGCTGATGGTGTGGGAGACCGACAATCGTGCCCGGCAGCGCTGGTGCACCCGGTTGGCGCAGGGGCCGGGTACCGAAGGCCCGCTGTCCGGTCCTCTCTTTGATGGCTTCGACAACCTCTACGTCGGCCAGCCCGGTGCAATGCTCTCGTTCCCGCCGACGCAGTGGATCCGCTGGCGTCAACCCGTCATCGGGATGCCGACCACGCCGCGAATCTTGGCTCCGGGCCATCTGCTGGTGGTGACGCACCTGGGCCAGGTGCTCGTGTTCGACGCCCAAAAGGGTGTGGTCGACGGGTCTCCCCTGGATCTCGTCGCCGGTGTCGACCCCAAGGACCCCGAGCGCGGACTCGCCGACTGTCGACCTGCCCGTTCGCGCTGCCCGGTGGCGGCCGCACCGGCCTTCGCGGAACAGACCGGCAGCGTCGTGCTCAGCCTGTGGGAGCCGGAAACCGACGCTCCCGTTCTCGTCGGGTTGCGCTACCGCCCGGGGCAGAACCCGCTGCTCACGCGCGAGTGGACCAGCGACGCTGTCGGTGGCGGTCCGCTCGCCAGCCCGGTGCTGTCCGCGGACGGATCGACCGTGTACGTCAACGGACGCGACGAACACCTGTGGGCGATCAACACCGACAACGGTGAGCCGAAATGGTCGGTGCCACTGGACTATCTGGCGCAGACGCCGCCGTCGGTGTCACCCGACGGGCTGATCGTGGCCGGCGGTGGACCAGGCGCGAAGCTGATGGGCATCAGGGATTCCGGTGACCGGGGCGAGGTGGTGTGGACCCGCGACGACGTCGCACCGCTGACGACATCGAGTCAGTCCGGCGCACATACGGCGTACGCGGTCGCAGGCGACGGGGAAAGCGGTCAGGCGTTGCTCGTGTTCGACCCGGCAGACGGCCGCACCCTCAACCGCTATCCCCTGCCCAACGCGGGCGGCTGGCCCGTTGGTGTCTCCATCGGACATGACCGCCGCGTCGTCACCGCGACGAGCGAAGGCCGCGTGTACGGATTCGCGCCCGCGTAG